The genome window GAAGCTGCTGTTGAGGATCCTCCTCGTAGTAGATGTATTTGAGTTTGGGCGACATGCCGAACTTGGTTACCATGGCTGTTGCCATGCGGGTAACCTTGTTGAAATCATCGCTGGCGCCGCTGGTAACCGTGTCGAAGTGCAGCTCTTCGCTGACACGACCTCCCAGAGTCATAGCCATGCGATCCATCAGCTGGTTTACGTTCATCAGGTATGTGTCACCACCTGCTGGCAGATACTGTGCGTAACCCAGAGCTCCTTGGCCCCGAGGAATAATCGAGACTTTGAGCAGGGGATCAGCCCAACGGAAATACCAGCCACAGATGGCGTGTCCAGCCTCGTGGTAAGCAACCGTCCGCTTTTCTTCAGGAGAGAGCACAAGTGATTTCTTTTCCAAACCGCCGACGACACGCTCAATAGCCTGCTCGAAGTGCTTCATGGTGATGGACTCCGCGTTCTCACGAGCCGCTGATGAAAGAAAAATTAACATTACTGGACACCCACAGACTTAAGTTTTGAAACTTACCAACCAAAGCTGCCTCATTGACACAGTTAGCAATGTCAGCACCAGCGAAGCCAGGTGTCAAAGCAGCGAGTCTGCCTTCCAGATAATCCatatcctccttggtcacaatcttcttcagatgGACGCGGAAGATCTGTTTCCGGCCCTCCATCGTTGGTCGGTCGATAGTAATGTGCCGATCAAAGCGTCCAGGCCGCATCAAAGCCTTGTCCAAGACATCGGGTCTGTTGGTGCCAGCGAGAACGACAACTTGTTCCGTAGTGTTGAAACCATCCATCTCCGTCAGGATCTGGTTCAGGGTGCTCTCCCGCTCATCATTACCTCCACTGAAGCCCTGTTTAGCTCTAGATTTACCAATAGCATCGATTTCatcaatgaagatgatgcaagGGGCATTCTTCCGGGCGTTGGCGAAAAGATCACGGACACGGGAAGGACCGACACCAACGAACATCTCGACGAACTCGGAACCGCTGACGCTGAAGAAAGGCACGCCGGATTCACCAGCAGTGGCCTTTGCGAGCAATGTCTTACCTGTGCCGGGAGGACCTGAGAGGATGGCACCGCGAGGGATCTTGGCACCGAGTTTCTGGAACTTTTCAGGAGTCTTGAGGAAGCTGACGAACTCCATGATTTCGACTTTTGCTTCGTCCATACCCGCAACGTCGGAGAACTTGATCTTGATATCGGTTTCGTGATTGAAGCGCTTGGCCCGGCTCCTTCCCATACCAAAGATCCCGCTCTGACCACCTGCACCGCCGGCGGCACGTCTTGACAACCAGAAGAAAGTACCTATCACGAAAAGTGTAGGAGCGACGGACAAAAACGTGGTAAACCATGGTACCTCGTCAACGTAGGCGACGGGAATCCGCTCGGAGCTTGGAATCCCAAGCTCATCTTGAGCTTCATCTAGCCTGCGCTCAAAGCTGTCCACAGAACCAATACTAAAGTAATAGCGGAAATTCGGCTGTAGCGCCGGCGAGTCAGGGTATACCCGAGCCAACGCGTCGCGGTGCAAGTCTACCTTGACTACGGCACGATTAACAACGGTCAGTTTTTCCACAAGACCCTTGTCGAAGAAGTTTGCTCTAAACTCTTGCCATGTGATCTCCTTGCCGTTTTCCCCAGGAAAAAAGCTGCGGTATACATAGTAGGTGATGAGCGAGGTGATCAAAAACGAGGCGGGGTCGAACTTGATCTCGAAGGTCCGAAAATTCGGAGGTATTTGCTTGTTCGCCTGATCTCGCCCCTTCTTTTGCTctcgctgctgctcctgctgctgttgttgctttTGCTGCTCGCCCTGTGCACCGCCCTCTGACTTAGCTTTCTCCTTATTCCGttcctcctcgatctggTTCAGTTTGTAGGCGTAGTCGGTCATGTGCTGCGACATGTATCGTGTTAACTTGACATAATCCATCAGAGACGCCGGCCTTCCGGACTGAACGTGCTTCTCAATGAACTGCCGCATCTCCGCCGGTAACCCCTCTCTTAGCAAGAGTGTCCGGATATCATCCAGCATCTGATGTTGCGATGGCGGCACCTTATTCTTCAGGTGGTCGACGAATAGATTGACTtgttcctgctcctccttgctAAGAGAGGATTCGGGATCGTTCGGCGTCTTCCCATCTCCAGATTTCCCGCCGTCATTCCCCGGTCCCGTCGCTGCTTTGTTCTGGCTGCGTTTGTCGTTCGGGGGGTTCGGACCCCCGGGAGTTCCAGTAGCATAGGTCCTGACACGGTGGGCCGTTATCAACGATGATAATCTCGACTGCGGAGCACGCGCAGACAGCGGACGTGTGCGATTTATGCATTCTGCGGCTCTCCTCGAATATCGAGCAAGATTGCCTGGCCGTCGGAGTAAGGTGGCCATGGACGAGGTAGATGAGCCCGAAGGCGAGGTCAAGGAATTAGATTAGGCTCACTTCAGTTAGAAAAAAAGTCCGCAGAAGCCATAGAGGCTCTAGATGAGATAAAAAAGAGGATAGGTAGATGTTTGTTCGGGCCTGAGAGGAGCTCTTGCGGACGCAGTTCGCCGCCGGCCCTTGACACCTTCCGTCGGCCTGGGATTTTTCGCAGTTCCGCTGGTTTGCTGACTCATCAGTCGCAACCAGAGAGGTCGCATCAAAATCTCAACGAACATGATTTTACAATATGATTTTGGTATAATTGTTCGAAATGAATCCGTTAATGTGTTATTTTATGACCTTTTACGGGTCATTTTACATCAGACACATTCATCTTGTTCAAGGTATATTGTCAGACGTCGTTTGTATGAGTATCTGTTTCATATTAAGGTCAACCCTTCCTTTCCGTCTTGTCCAGAGGCATTCTACTACTTTGTCCAAATCGTGATAAATATTGTCCAATGGAAAAGGTGAGCAAGTGGAGTGTTGTCGAGTTCCTTGAAAAGCCATAAACGCCTTTTATGCCCGAGAAtgtgaaagaaagaaaaataaatGCACCGCAGCGAGCGAGTAGAGAAAGCCCGGCTTGACTCCGTTAACTCCGATGCTCTACTGAGCCCAAATAAGCCTCCCACGCTGGTGTCCGATTCGTTATTCGGTTTTAATCAATATTAGGCTGTCATCACAATCCACCGTGGGGTGGACCATTGGTGTCGAAGACCGGGAAATTTGTTGACATGTCTGCCCAGTCCCATTCGATGGTCATCGGCATCTGCCACAAATCTTGAGGGACGAAGGGCTGTTGAAAGGATGACAAAGGGGTATTTGCGGTAGCCGAATATGGTGGTTGATCGGCAAAACTGACACCTTCCAGCGGATCGGGACTCAACATGTCCTGGTAATCCTGTGCAATACCGGGCATAGCCTGTATGTTTGGAGGGATATTGGTTGAGACACCAGTCGTCCCAGGGATTTCACGACTGGAGGCAAAGCCTCCTGCATCGTCGGCCATAGTATTACCGCCGGGATCACCTGGATTTTCAGCGAACAAAGGCGACGACATTGGGACATTTCTTGACGGCGCCTGAGTGGGCTGCGTTGTCGAGGGGGAGGGTGCGGGATGCTCTTCGGGGGTACTTTGCTGTAGGTTGACCGGTTCCTCGGGTGATTTGCGCTTCTTTTTCGAATATGACTCCTTCTCAGCTTTATCAAGTACCACCTTCGCAATCCTCTCGAATTCTCCGCATAGACCAAGCATTCGCTTGATGCTGCCGTTCGACTCATCCGAGACCAAGGTCGACAGGAAATTGACCACTACATTCATCAACTTGACATCTGACCGAGCGCGAGCATCACTGGGATTCTGGAGAATATTGGCAAAGAGTGTGACAAGAGCTGACACGGGATAGTATAGTATCAACCTGAGTATTGTTAACTTAAGAAGCAATCCCTTTTTTCCAAAGCACGATGCACTCACCAGACACAGGCGAAATCACCCTGTGGAATGTATTTGATTAGGTTAATAGACGCCCTGGCTGCAGTCACACAGAGTACCGCCGATAAGAAGACCCTAGGATTCAAGGGCCTGGCATTCAGGCCCTGGATGGCGTAATTGGAGAGACGGCTTGTCCAATAACCGTGATGCACAGACATACGGTGAATGGTGGTTAAACAGTTATAGTAGGCGAAATGTAGGACAACAACATGGAGAATGAGAGGTGTGTGCGAAGCCTTGATTTCATGTTCTGGCCGAAAATCCAGTGGGATACTGTCCTTCCAGTCTTCAAGTTCCTTGTCGAGTTCTCCGATGGTATTCAGAAGCTCTCCATCAGACTGTTTTGACGCCTTTGCGGAATAAAGCCGTTTGTACACCTTGCTTTCAATAGTAGCGAAGCGACACATGGATCGGAACAGGTTAAACTTGCTTCTACCGTCAGATAATGGGACATTGCCGATGTTGTCGGGTGGATCGTCGCTTGGTAATTCCACATTCAtgtcgtcatcgtcttgTACCGGCGGACGCCCGGAACGGAGACAGATGCTATGTGGCAGATTAGCACAATTGCAAGATACTTGTGTTTAGTTCTACCTACTCCTTGTCAAGAAGATAGGCTATCCAGAAAACTCTCTTTCGCTGTTCAACTTCCACTGGGTTCAGACCGAAGCCAGAACCTCTCTTATGGAGGCCAATACTGTGAGAAAGTCTGATTGCCGCCGCAACTAAGAAGAAGGACGGCTGGGGGTTTGGAGTTCCCTGTAGAAAAAGAGACTAATTTGCTGTCAGCACACGCAACGGTTACGCGTTCTTGTCATTGTCTCAAACTTACCATTCCAAGCAGCGCTTGAACACTGAGAAGATCTGTATTCCGCATGGTCAGTTCCGTCAGCACTCCCATGGCATTTTTCAAATACAGCCAGGCTTTCCTGTCCTCTTCTTGTGGGACCAGATTGCTCATAACTCGTAATCTGTGAGCAATGGCTAGCACAACGTTGATGCTGGCCCACCAGCCCGAACCTTCATAAGGATCTCGGGAATATTGTCGTTCAACCAGGTGCATGAAAGTCGGCTCGTGGTAGAGCGGAAACATGCAGTTGAAGTTGTCGAAGAAGTCTTTGAAAAGCGACATAGCTTCATCCTTCGGTGGCAACGGCTTGAACACGCGGCGAGCAAATATATCGCTAAAAATTTCAGGCTTCCAGTACATCCATTTGTTATCATCTACATATGCCGACGAAATCATTTCTTGGAATGAGTTGTCGCCCGTTTTCTCATTTACCCATTGGATGCCTTTGGGAGAGAAGATCGAAAAGCCTGATGACGAACCTGTGATCAGGACGGTCAGTAAATTATCGTACCAGCAATGTCCGTTATCGAGATGATTACCGATGTATCGCGTTTCCCCACAATTGTTTGTTACGAGGGAACACATCATGTCTGATAGGCCTTCAACCTCCGTCTCTGATTCTTTTTGCGATTCCGGGGACGTAGCAGCTGTCCGTGGGCTTGATTGAGACTCTAAGCGTGGGGTTGAATAGTGCGATGAGCTATTTTGCTGTGACATAGCGATCTGACTCTGGCTGGGGATGTTGATCTTCTGCGGATTATGCGGAGTATTCGAGCCGCTTGCATGATACCGGTCAGCAAGACGCTTCTCCAGCGTTCCAAGGTCTGTTTTTCCTCCATCGTCTTCTGACAAGAGACCAGAAAGACGCAGTAAAGACTCCATCCTCCCTAATCGGTTTTCGAGGCCCTCGATATACTTGGCACTAATCGCGACGGAAAGTCAGCATGGGCACCCAGGGGCAAAGCAGAGAAGTAAGCATACCCTTTAGGAGGATTCCGCTTTTTCTCAACCTGGGTGAACACACAATCCGTCTTGTAGTTGGTACAATGCGAGCATTTGGGCATCTTCCCGTCAcatttgatcttcttcttccgacaCATGTCGCAGGCCTACCTCAAAGACAGTAAGTCAACGGGTGAGCTCGACTTCAGAGCAAGAGATGCGTCCCCACTCACCCTCGCGATCCTTCTGCGTTTCGCGTCACTGTTATCGTCCGCCGCGCCGATGGAAGGTTCATCCTGAAAGGTGGGATTGGAGAAAATAGGAGCGACGGGAGAGCCATCATGTCCATATGACCCGAACAAATGGGGTTGCTGATTCATTAGCATGGGCATATCGAAACCCATGCTCTCGGTTCCATCCCCTATACCGTCCATCGCAGTTGCATGTATGGTCGATGATGCCTGTTGTCGCAAGTAGCTCTCCAATGGCAGAGTGGAGTTAAACAGGCGTTTGACTCGAGTGATCTGATCAATGCGGGGTTTCGGTATCTAGATGCGGAGGGGAAGTAGAGGATAAGCAGGTTGGTATGCGCTCCAATTCGACCAGTATGCAAAATGAGTGACTAGGGATGGTCGGTGACGTTCGCCATCCAGCGCGAAATCGCTGGAAGAGGCGGTATAGGCTGTCGAGAAAGAATAAAAGGATGAATCAAAGACCTGGCTTACTCGATCTTTGCCCCGAGGCAAGCACGTGGCGAGCCCAGATACTACTCTTTCAAAGGCGGGGAATGAgaaaagccttctctcgtgTCAGCTGCAGACAATATCTGCTATGATTTAGGTACCATGTAGGCAACAAGGACGAttatcaagaagaacaagataAAACTCGttgcaagaagaaagaaggaaTCATAGTTCGGTTTGCAGATAGCGGTTACGTATCAAACGGTGCTGCCTTTGGTTGACCAAGTCCGCTTAGTTGAGAGACTAAAGTGCAGCTAATTTCTCACAGGCTGCCACAGAAGACTTGGGCTGAAGCTCCCTGGCCATACAGATAGAGCGCTGTTCCTTTTGTTTCTGGTATCAACGGATGAATAATTTCCAGAGTTCTAACTCTATCTAGTCGGAGACGCTGAACGAAGAGTCCGTCTCCCGTGGTGCAGCGTTTCAACTAGAATTAGACTAGGCTATGATTGTTCCCCtactctttttttccctccgCGACTAACCACAATCGACTGGGCGGGATCAGCGCAACGGAAGCCGTTAACCCCGAAATCCGAGCAAAATCACCGCAAGGGATTCTGGGATTTTCGAGGTTCCGTCCTTTCATCGCTGGAACCCGGTGGGTTGGCGAGAGGTGGCGGTGGTCATTTGCTTCCCCCCTTCCGAGTTTCTGATGGTCTCATGAGCCATGAATCCAGGATCTAGGACTTACGATCCATAGAGTATCAAAACGGATCCCGTAATTGATGCAattgtgtgtgtgtgtgaaAGAGTCTACAACGAAAGGTCATCGTTCGGGGCTATCTACCAGTCTACTGCCTGATCTCTTGTTTGCTGCCTCTATTTCTCGGTGCTAGCCGTATTCGTATTTCGTATGGCCGTATTCGTTAACCTTCCATCTCCTTGGCAGAAAGTGTGTCATTTGTTTGGTTTATACACAGCCATCCTTGTCAGAGACCGACATCGACAGGGATTAAGACTATCAGCATCCCTTTCCACATTGTTCTAAGCGTCCAGTGACTGTGTAGGGCGGGTAAGATTCAAATGCAGTGTGATTCGAATATGCATAGTCAGATACAATTATGAAGCGCAGAACTTATCAATCAAGAGCGGCGATGTCGTCAGGACATATGCGGTGAAAATATACAACTCCGAAAAGGAGCCTGGGAGGTTATAAGTATGATTATGTCCCGTCCTCAAAATCCAACCAAACGCCCACGCTATGCACCCACAAAAAGTCATGTTTTGTACAATGGACGAACGGATGCTCGAAACGAGATCAGAATCCTAGCATACCGACATTGGTCCCGGATTTGTTGAGAGCGATTTATCGATGATAATAGAGGAATCATCATATGTGCTTGTCCAAAAATTCCTTCGCTTCGTTGATCTTGGTTGCGAGATAAGGGCTTCCACCACGATCAGGGTGGTTCAGCAGCATCAGTTGGCGGTGCTTCTTGCGgaccttctccttgttcagaGTCCGCTCGCTGTGCTCTGTTAGTCAAACCGGACGGTAGAAGGGACGGATTGCTAGACGTACGGAAGTTCCAGGATCAGGGCTGCTTCACGACGGGTCATGCGTGGCTCAAATCCTCTAAACATCTGTCAGCCAACCGCGACTCGTCCTAACTGTATGATCAGGTCTGATGGGACCTACCCCTTGTAAAATGCCTTTCCCATAGCATTTATACCTCCCTGGTAGCGACGAAGAGCAACGTAACCAGCGCGACCCTGCAGAATAGAAAGCAAACAGTCAGCCGACTACGTATCGCAAAGGAACATCCAGAACTCCTTCCTTACCAGAAAGGCCGCTGTAGCGACACCCAGGCCGATAGCGAAAGTCGAAGCCATGCTCAAGTGGGCTGCAGATGAAGCAGAGCGAAGAACTGCTCAAGCAATATATCGATGCGTTATGACTTCGAGATGGGCAATCGAAGTTCTGATGTTGGAGAAGATCGGAGCGCTGTCGAGATAAAAATCGGACCGCCGCCACGATGCCTATTTGGGTTTAgcgccgcctcctccacgcTTTGAAGCTTTGCAAAAGTTTCTAGGATTTTCGAGCCGCCTTTCTCACGATAACAACTTCCTGCAATAAACCGGGTCCTATAACATCACGATGAGAGTAGAAACTTGTCATTTTTGCTCCAGGTAATATCTGTCTGATCACAGAAATTGCGATCCAACACTGACTCCTCAAACAGGCCCGTATACCCGAGCAAGGGCATCACATTCGTCCGCAACGATGCGAAATCTTTCCGATTCTGTCAGTACTTACTTCTTCATCCACCCCACGCACGACAATAGATCTAACTCGGTTGCAGGTCGGAGCAAGTGTCATGCAAATTTCAAGATGAAGCGTCAACCCCGAAAGCTGAAGTGGACCAAGACTCACCGTGCCGCCCGCGGAAAGGAAATGATTGTCGACTCGTCCTTGGTGCTGTCTCAGTTCgccaagaagaggaatatccCCGTCAAATACGACAGAAACTTGGTTGCTGCTaccatcaaggccatggagAGAGTGGAAGAGATCAGAGCCCGCAGAGAGCGTGCTTTCACAAAACGCAGGCTGGGCGGCAAGCTGGCCCGCGAGCGCAAGCGCGAGGAAGACCGCAGGGTCGTTGCGGAGGGCGAGCACCTCATCCGCAAGGAACTGcgggagagagaagagggccagcctttggatgTCAGCAAGATATCAAGCAGAGTGGTCGGCGAGGAGAAGCTcagacagaagaagaagacaagattgttggtggatggaggtgtcgaggaggaaatggacCTCGACTAGGGGGGTTCTCTTTGCTGAATTCTTGCTTGCTTTCCTTTTCATCAGATATGATATCTTGGGTTTACATGGTGGAGTTAGGTTTCTTTCTGTGTCTCAACAGTTTTCTATCACAAAAGCATATCCTGAGGACCCTATGACGAGCATTTGTCCTATATGTGACCTTTCCAGCCCTTCTGGTGTTCATATATGATTCATTTCTATTCAAATACAATGCCTGACACTAATTTCCTGCTTGTTTGTGTTTCTATCCCTATATATTGGGTGTTTCTCACTCGCTTGCATCAGCTCACCTGCCAGCCACCCTGACAGCACTCACTGTCGAGACATTCACCTTCAAAAGTGAACGAGAGTTGCCATCGACGCAGCAGTAAGTGTTGCTCACAGGTATCCTTCTCCcccctcttctcttcctctccttctctcttctctcctctctctcttttcatCGTCACTAAGCTTATTACCTCAACACTGATCGTTACCCACCAACTCGCACTAGCAAGTCAGACTGCTTTTCTGCGTCGTTTTAAACAATTTTAAACAAAACAGAAAAAAGTATTAAGCAGCTTTGCTGtgctctcttttcttgttctccgTTCAAAGCTCACTCGGGTGTTAGTGGCTAACGTACTGTGGAGAACAGACAATGCTTTTACTTTTTGTCGGAGGATTTATCTTCCTCACTCTCTGGGGATCATTCTTCCAAGTGCCAGGAAACAATGATTCTCACGGGAGGTTCGTGAGGACCATATCCGACGCCGTAGGTGCAACAGCATTGGCCAAGGGGATCTACGACCTGGCGGAGGCCATAACCTCCACGTACACGGCTCCTGGGCACAAAGAGCTCCTGTACGTCCGCTCGACTGGTTTTCCAAGTCCTGCGGCCCATGTAGGTTTCCCGAACGCCACCGGCACGCGGAAGTCGACGATCAGCGTGGCTATCCCGCTGTGGGAGGTGGCCGACGTATTGCAGATCTGCGTGGACTCTAGTCCCGTGGGCTACGACACGGCGGCATCAAACTCGCCCACGTCGTCTTCTCATGCCGGTCTGATCGTTGCATGGGGCTTATTGGCTTTCATTGCGCTCCTTTGCAAGGGACTTCTCTCTTATGGTGTTTCCGCACTGGGAGATAAACTCGGTTGGCTCGGCCAATTTCTCGAGGGTACACCCAAGGTAGCCCACTGCCTTGCGGCCGACAGTGCTCCATCTCTGTACGAAGAGGTGGACGCTCTGGTCGAAGGCAAAATGCCCTCAGGGGTTGCCGTGTCCAGCTCCGATGTTGACGCTCTCACCATATCCACCATTGTGGCCCCCTTGGAAGAGCAACAGACGTGGAGATTCGTGAGTATCCACCCTGAGGTGGAGAAAGCGATATCTCGTTCGGAGCGCCAGCGGATCGTCACAGTGTCCATGGAACTGGATTCTTGCACCGTCAAAGGGCTGAAAGTCAATACCAACGGCGTCGTCGATGGACTCACGGGCACCGCCCGAGGCGCGTCCGATGTAGTCGGTTCGTCTGCTCTCCACCCGTCCCGGAAGTGGGCCCTCGTGCTCCGCCGTCCTGAGAACCTGTCACCAATCTTGGTGCTCCAAGTTGTGTGTGTTTTTCTCGCCGGCTGGGAGAGCCATACCGCTTCGGCGGCTCCTGACTCTCCAGGTTCACAGGTGGCCGAAGAGCCAGAGGCCGACGCAGAACGCGCGCCTACCCCTGGCAGTCGGAGACGCAAGCGACCCAGCCAGGCCAAGAGGAGGCGCTACGCAAGGAGACTCAGGGAactggaagaaggtctgaaCGGGGCGGCGCATGAAACGCCCTCCCCGGCAGCTCGTCCAACCGCCTGTGACCCTCCGGCGCCGAATCAAAGCCGGGCGCCTCTTGTTGTAGGCAACAGGGTCCCGTCGCAAGACGCGAGGCACGGGCAATTTGGTGGTCCTCGCCCGG of Aspergillus fumigatus Af293 chromosome 2, whole genome shotgun sequence contains these proteins:
- a CDS encoding ribosomal eL24 family protein translates to MRVETCHFCSRPVYPSKGITFVRNDAKSFRFCRSKCHANFKMKRQPRKLKWTKTHRAARGKEMIVDSSLVLSQFAKKRNIPVKYDRNLVAATIKAMERVEEIRARRERAFTKRRLGGKLARERKREEDRRVVAEGEHLIRKELREREEGQPLDVSKISSRVVGEEKLRQKKKTRLLVDGGVEEEMDLD
- the pam18 gene encoding putative mitochondrial DnaJ chaperone (Tim14), which produces MASTFAIGLGVATAAFLGRAGYVALRRYQGGINAMGKAFYKGGFEPRMTRREAALILELPERTLNKEKVRKKHRQLMLLNHPDRGGSPYLATKINEAKEFLDKHI
- the atrR gene encoding transcription factor atrR; this encodes MDGIGDGTESMGFDMPMLMNQQPHLFGSYGHDGSPVAPIFSNPTFQDEPSIGAADDNSDAKRRRIARACDMCRKKKIKCDGKMPKCSHCTNYKTDCVFTQVEKKRNPPKGAKYIEGLENRLGRMESLLRLSGLLSEDDGGKTDLGTLEKRLADRYHASGSNTPHNPQKINIPSQSQIAMSQQNSSSHYSTPRLESQSSPRTAATSPESQKESETEVEGLSDMMCSLVTNNCGETRYIGSSSGFSIFSPKGIQWVNEKTGDNSFQEMISSAYVDDNKWMYWKPEIFSDIFARRVFKPLPPKDEAMSLFKDFFDNFNCMFPLYHEPTFMHLVERQYSRDPYEGSGWWASINVVLAIAHRLRVMSNLVPQEEDRKAWLYLKNAMGVLTELTMRNTDLLSVQALLGMSLFLQGTPNPQPSFFLVAAAIRLSHSIGLHKRGSGFGLNPVEVEQRKRVFWIAYLLDKDICLRSGRPPVQDDDDMNVELPSDDPPDNIGNVPLSDGRSKFNLFRSMCRFATIESKVYKRLYSAKASKQSDGELLNTIGELDKELEDWKDSIPLDFRPEHEIKASHTPLILHVVVLHFAYYNCLTTIHRMSVHHGYWTSRLSNYAIQGLNARPLNPRVFLSAVLCVTAARASINLIKYIPQGDFACVWLILYYPVSALVTLFANILQNPSDARARSDVKLMNVVVNFLSTLVSDESNGSIKRMLGLCGEFERIAKVVLDKAEKESYSKKKRKSPEEPVNLQQSTPEEHPAPSPSTTQPTQAPSRNVPMSSPLFAENPGDPGGNTMADDAGGFASSREIPGTTGVSTNIPPNIQAMPGIAQDYQDMLSPDPLEGVSFADQPPYSATANTPLSSFQQPFVPQDLWQMPMTIEWDWADMSTNFPVFDTNGPPHGGL
- the yta12 gene encoding ATP-dependent metallopeptidase FtsH/Yme1/Tma family protein, producing MATLLRRPGNLARYSRRAAECINRTRPLSARAPQSRLSSLITAHRVRTYATGTPGGPNPPNDKRSQNKAATGPGNDGGKSGDGKTPNDPESSLSKEEQEQVNLFVDHLKNKVPPSQHQMLDDIRTLLLREGLPAEMRQFIEKHVQSGRPASLMDYVKLTRYMSQHMTDYAYKLNQIEEERNKEKAKSEGGAQGEQQKQQQQQEQQREQKKGRDQANKQIPPNFRTFEIKFDPASFLITSLITYYVYRSFFPGENGKEITWQEFRANFFDKGLVEKLTVVNRAVVKVDLHRDALARVYPDSPALQPNFRYYFSIGSVDSFERRLDEAQDELGIPSSERIPVAYVDEVPWFTTFLSVAPTLFVIGTFFWLSRRAAGGAGGQSGIFGMGRSRAKRFNHETDIKIKFSDVAGMDEAKVEIMEFVSFLKTPEKFQKLGAKIPRGAILSGPPGTGKTLLAKATAGESGVPFFSVSGSEFVEMFVGVGPSRVRDLFANARKNAPCIIFIDEIDAIGKSRAKQGFSGGNDERESTLNQILTEMDGFNTTEQVVVLAGTNRPDVLDKALMRPGRFDRHITIDRPTMEGRKQIFRVHLKKIVTKEDMDYLEGRLAALTPGFAGADIANCVNEAALVAARENAESITMKHFEQAIERVVGGLEKKSLVLSPEEKRTVAYHEAGHAICGWYFRWADPLLKVSIIPRGQGALGYAQYLPAGGDTYLMNVNQLMDRMAMTLGGRVSEELHFDTVTSGASDDFNKVTRMATAMVTKFGMSPKLKYIYYEEDPQQQLHKPFSEDTAREIDSEVRRIVNEAYNQCRALLTEKKKEVGIVAEELLAKEVLSRDDMIRLLGPRPYPDSGEFAKYFGAANGQTIAPPEPTPPIEGGSESGAKPPS